The proteins below come from a single Chryseobacterium bernardetii genomic window:
- a CDS encoding tetratricopeptide repeat protein has product MEEYFGNELVKKFEEMMENNDEFYFDTEELEDIIVYYLELGDFNYADMAVNYGLKLHPNSLDIKIKRLEILLEWEEYNTAKELIDELKGSSMENTDFLVCYAKYYSNLGNPRKSIEICKKALTLEEEENFLHNFIADEYVNLGDPFNALKHYRKALKEDPSDEYSLENAMVCFSDLNKSEEAIAFLNEYLDEFPYSETAWFEYGQFYFNRKNFDEAIKGYDYLLAINSNSVGVYANKAACYEALGQYQKAIDTYEEMLELEYTKAFTYYKIGLCNKALKQPILALNSFQKSLREDPQFYLAMMEQSYLYEEMGGMSEALHFAKEATQLNENNLDYQKRLAFLFIDSGKFEESLSCLKKLVDAEPSRFYNWYAYSEVLMLVGEYEEAVTVLNAAIRHHNRAELYYQLSNCFFNLKDQDKGIESLQKALELDPSLVKDMQKKYPFIKEEVKKVKVSKVKKKN; this is encoded by the coding sequence TTGGAAGAGTATTTTGGAAATGAACTTGTGAAAAAGTTCGAAGAAATGATGGAAAACAATGACGAATTCTACTTCGATACCGAGGAGTTGGAAGATATCATTGTTTATTATTTGGAGCTGGGTGATTTTAATTACGCTGATATGGCTGTTAATTATGGGCTGAAGCTTCACCCCAATTCATTAGATATCAAGATCAAAAGACTTGAAATTCTTCTGGAATGGGAAGAATATAATACGGCGAAAGAGCTTATAGACGAACTGAAAGGTTCATCTATGGAAAATACAGACTTTTTAGTTTGTTACGCCAAGTATTATTCGAACCTGGGTAACCCTAGAAAATCCATTGAAATCTGTAAAAAAGCCCTTACGCTGGAGGAAGAAGAAAACTTCCTTCACAACTTTATTGCAGATGAATATGTAAATCTGGGTGATCCCTTCAACGCTCTTAAACATTACAGAAAAGCACTTAAAGAAGATCCTTCAGATGAATATTCGCTGGAGAATGCAATGGTGTGTTTCAGTGATCTGAATAAGAGTGAGGAGGCTATTGCCTTTCTTAATGAATATTTGGACGAATTCCCTTATTCCGAAACCGCCTGGTTTGAATACGGGCAATTCTACTTCAACAGAAAGAATTTTGATGAAGCTATAAAAGGATACGACTATTTATTGGCCATTAATTCAAATTCTGTAGGAGTATATGCTAATAAGGCAGCTTGTTATGAAGCTTTAGGACAATATCAGAAAGCAATTGATACGTATGAGGAAATGCTTGAACTTGAATATACCAAAGCATTCACATACTATAAAATCGGATTGTGTAATAAAGCTTTAAAACAGCCCATTTTAGCTTTAAACTCATTTCAGAAATCGCTTAGAGAAGACCCACAGTTTTATCTGGCCATGATGGAGCAGTCTTATCTATATGAAGAAATGGGTGGTATGTCTGAAGCCCTTCATTTTGCTAAAGAAGCAACACAGCTGAATGAAAATAATCTTGATTATCAGAAAAGATTAGCATTCCTGTTTATTGATTCAGGGAAATTTGAAGAAAGTCTTTCCTGTCTTAAAAAGCTGGTAGATGCTGAACCGTCAAGGTTTTACAATTGGTATGCCTATTCAGAAGTGTTAATGCTTGTTGGGGAATATGAAGAAGCTGTTACTGTTTTAAATGCAGCAATCAGGCATCATAACAGAGCAGAATTATACTACCAGTTAAGCAACTGTTTTTTCAACCTGAAAGATCAGGATAAAGGAATAGAATCGCTTCAGAAAGCTTTGGAGCTGGATCCGTCCCTGGTAAAGGATATGCAAAAAAAATATCCATTTATTAAGGAAGAAGTTAAAAAGGTGAAGGTAAGTAAAGTGAAGAAAAAGAACTAA
- a CDS encoding Crp/Fnr family transcriptional regulator: MFEHIKNRFPLPKEKWRKFIGNFERMEVPAKTLLLNEGEVSNNAFYLEKGIVRAWYNNDGKDVTFQFFLENTMFSSLESFKKGLPSMVSFETVEPCILYKITKPDVEAFLEDVYEHPELRTFFMDALFERIFD; this comes from the coding sequence ATGTTTGAACATATCAAGAACAGATTTCCCCTTCCCAAAGAGAAATGGAGAAAATTCATAGGAAACTTTGAACGGATGGAAGTACCTGCCAAAACCCTGCTTTTGAATGAAGGAGAAGTCTCAAATAACGCATTCTATCTGGAAAAAGGAATTGTGAGAGCCTGGTATAACAATGACGGTAAAGATGTAACTTTTCAGTTTTTCCTGGAAAATACTATGTTTTCCTCGTTGGAAAGCTTTAAAAAAGGACTTCCCAGTATGGTTTCCTTTGAAACGGTAGAACCCTGTATTTTATATAAAATTACAAAACCTGATGTAGAAGCATTTCTGGAAGATGTATATGAACATCCTGAGCTCAGAACCTTTTTTATGGATGCCCTTTTTGAGAGAATCTTCGACTAG
- a CDS encoding cyclic nucleotide-binding domain-containing protein: MKHFFSFIKDTPQQRYIQLAQQKPEIIKRVPQHYIASYLGITTVHLSRIKSKILKEKLY, translated from the coding sequence ATGAAGCATTTCTTTTCATTTATAAAAGATACACCACAGCAAAGGTATATTCAGCTCGCTCAGCAAAAACCGGAAATCATTAAAAGAGTTCCCCAGCATTATATTGCTTCATATTTGGGAATTACAACAGTACATCTCAGCAGGATAAAGAGTAAAATATTGAAAGAAAAGCTTTATTAA
- a CDS encoding ISAon1 family transposase N-terminal region protein has translation MLSDHDLLKLLLPEFLVEHFDILKAETHDAELHIYFEERNSIPHEFKERRFESKGFLPEIIVDDYPLRGKIVKLHVKRRRWTDKSSGEILQRDWQLVAKGTRMTKDLAGFLKKISRH, from the coding sequence ATGTTAAGCGATCACGACCTTCTTAAATTATTACTTCCGGAATTTTTAGTAGAGCACTTTGATATCCTCAAAGCAGAAACTCATGATGCAGAACTTCATATTTATTTTGAAGAAAGAAATAGTATTCCCCATGAATTTAAAGAAAGGAGATTTGAATCCAAGGGCTTTTTACCTGAAATCATTGTAGATGATTATCCATTACGGGGTAAAATCGTAAAGCTCCATGTGAAAAGAAGAAGATGGACAGATAAATCCTCCGGTGAGATCCTTCAGAGAGACTGGCAGCTTGTAGCGAAAGGCACACGGATGACAAAGGATTTGGCAGGCTTCTTAAAAAAAATTAGCCGACACTAA
- the glmM gene encoding phosphoglucosamine mutase → MSLIKSISGIRGTIGGKVNDNLTPLDVVKFASAFGTWLQNNKNKKNLTLVIGRDARISGQMVSSLVTATLQGLGINVVDLGLSTTPTVEVMVPELKADGGIILTASHNPKQWNALKLLNEKGEFISGENGAEVLALAESEDFNYAEVDDLGKYETRNDAFDIHIQQILDLPMVDVQAIKAKNFKVVLDAVNSTGGIAIPMLLDKLGCETVKLYCEPTGHFPHNPEPLKEHLGDICELVKKENADLGIVVDPDVDRLALIDEKGEMFGEEYTLVAVADYLLQHKNGVAVSNLSSSRALRDVAQSHKSEYFASAVGEVNVVTLMKEKNAVIGGEGNGGIIYPDLHYGRDSLVGVALFLTHLAKENKTVSELRAGYPSYFMGKKKIELTPEIDVDAILSKMEKEYENEEVSTVDGVKIDFENNWVHLRKSNTEPIIRIYTEAKSQEEADKLGDDIIAKIKSLI, encoded by the coding sequence ATGTCGTTAATAAAATCTATTTCGGGAATTCGCGGAACCATAGGTGGAAAAGTAAATGATAACCTAACCCCACTTGACGTGGTAAAATTCGCTTCTGCATTCGGAACATGGCTTCAGAATAATAAAAATAAAAAAAACTTAACCCTTGTCATCGGAAGAGACGCAAGAATCTCAGGACAGATGGTTTCTTCACTGGTTACAGCAACATTACAGGGGCTGGGAATCAACGTGGTTGATCTAGGCCTTTCCACAACACCTACCGTTGAAGTAATGGTTCCTGAATTGAAGGCAGACGGAGGAATTATCCTTACTGCATCCCACAATCCAAAACAATGGAATGCCCTTAAGCTTTTAAATGAAAAAGGAGAATTTATCAGCGGTGAAAATGGAGCAGAGGTACTTGCTTTGGCAGAAAGTGAAGATTTCAACTATGCCGAAGTGGATGATCTTGGAAAATACGAAACAAGAAATGATGCTTTCGATATCCATATTCAGCAGATTCTCGATTTACCAATGGTAGATGTTCAGGCTATTAAAGCTAAAAATTTCAAAGTGGTACTGGATGCTGTAAATTCTACAGGAGGAATTGCCATTCCTATGCTGTTAGATAAATTAGGTTGTGAAACTGTTAAATTATACTGTGAACCAACAGGTCATTTCCCACACAATCCTGAACCGTTGAAAGAGCATTTGGGAGATATCTGTGAACTGGTGAAAAAAGAAAATGCAGATTTGGGAATCGTTGTGGACCCGGATGTAGACAGATTAGCGCTGATTGATGAAAAAGGCGAAATGTTTGGCGAAGAATATACATTGGTAGCCGTTGCAGATTATCTGTTACAACATAAAAATGGAGTAGCTGTCTCTAACCTTTCTTCAAGCCGCGCTTTGAGAGACGTTGCCCAGTCTCACAAATCAGAATATTTTGCAAGTGCTGTAGGAGAAGTAAATGTAGTAACACTCATGAAAGAGAAGAATGCGGTAATTGGGGGTGAAGGTAACGGAGGAATTATCTATCCTGATCTTCACTACGGAAGAGACTCCCTTGTAGGAGTTGCCTTATTCCTTACTCATCTGGCAAAAGAAAATAAAACAGTTTCCGAATTAAGAGCAGGATATCCGAGCTATTTCATGGGAAAAAAGAAAATAGAACTTACTCCTGAAATTGATGTAGACGCAATCCTGAGCAAAATGGAGAAAGAATATGAGAATGAAGAAGTATCTACCGTGGACGGTGTTAAAATAGACTTTGAAAACAACTGGGTTCACCTTAGAAAATCCAATACAGAGCCAATCATCAGAATTTATACAGAAGCTAAATCTCAGGAAGAAGCAGATAAACTGGGAGATGATATCATTGCCAAGATTAAAAGTTTAATTTAA
- a CDS encoding ISAon1 family transposase, with product MKGKTFQRQYKNNLSEYHSWEQKPHAEDWIIYPENVSASLSLDEVALSDGELYTVLTSKKAKGRKGSIVAMIKGTQSDFVITHLLKISRKLRMKVNEITLDMAGSMKRIAQRCFPDAVQVIDRFHVQKLSIEALQEIRIRHRWEAIEMENNPFNSHSAETEVFANGDTRKQLLARSRYLLYKSREKWTLSQKQRASILFTQYPDLEQAYELTDGLRKIYNQNISKSVAMTKLAHWFRNVEEADFKSFSTLRKTIMNHYRNILNYFDQRSTNAAAESFNAKIKNFRMQLRGVKDRTFFIFRLAKLFA from the coding sequence ATCAAAGGCAAGACCTTCCAGAGGCAATACAAGAATAATCTCAGCGAATATCATAGCTGGGAACAAAAACCGCACGCAGAGGACTGGATCATTTACCCTGAAAATGTCTCAGCCTCCTTATCTTTAGACGAAGTAGCATTATCTGATGGAGAACTTTATACCGTTCTTACCTCCAAAAAAGCAAAAGGGAGAAAAGGAAGTATTGTTGCTATGATAAAAGGTACCCAAAGTGATTTTGTCATCACACATCTTTTGAAGATCAGCAGAAAACTTCGGATGAAGGTAAACGAAATTACATTGGATATGGCGGGTTCCATGAAACGTATTGCCCAACGCTGCTTTCCTGATGCAGTACAGGTTATTGATCGTTTTCATGTTCAGAAGCTGTCCATAGAGGCCCTTCAGGAGATCAGGATCAGGCATCGCTGGGAGGCTATTGAAATGGAAAACAATCCTTTTAACAGTCACTCAGCTGAAACAGAAGTTTTTGCAAACGGAGATACCCGGAAACAGCTCCTGGCAAGAAGCAGGTATTTACTATATAAAAGCCGTGAGAAATGGACTCTGTCCCAGAAACAAAGAGCTTCGATCCTTTTTACCCAGTATCCTGATCTGGAACAGGCATATGAATTGACTGATGGACTTAGAAAAATTTATAACCAAAATATTTCGAAATCTGTAGCAATGACTAAACTGGCCCATTGGTTTAGAAATGTGGAAGAAGCAGATTTTAAATCTTTTTCTACCTTAAGAAAAACAATAATGAATCATTATAGAAATATTCTCAACTACTTTGATCAAAGAAGCACCAATGCTGCTGCTGAATCTTTCAATGCGAAAATAAAAAACTTCAGAATGCAGCTCAGAGGAGTAAAAGACAGAACCTTTTTTATCTTCAGATTAGCTAAACTTTTTGCCTAG
- a CDS encoding DUF4421 domain-containing protein, which translates to MISATLSFTPKFFSGNKDNDLKGNSSYTDFSFRFFPKRFIQTFYYKNVKGFYIENMQEVAPPRVVENTYDKIQKKIPVL; encoded by the coding sequence ATGATAAGTGCAACCTTATCATTTACCCCCAAATTTTTCTCGGGAAATAAAGATAATGATCTGAAAGGAAACAGTTCTTATACAGACTTCAGCTTCAGATTTTTCCCTAAAAGATTTATCCAGACTTTTTATTACAAAAATGTAAAAGGCTTTTACATTGAAAATATGCAAGAAGTTGCACCACCCAGAGTGGTAGAGAATACTTATGATAAAATCCAAAAAAAGATCCCTGTTTTATAA
- a CDS encoding quinone oxidoreductase family protein: MKAAVVFEKGGIPQYTDFPEPEISSKNEVMVTVKAASIKNLDKARAGGKHYSTEKGAHQPTIVGTDAVGYLEDGSKVYFFSKKGTVAEKAIANPQMMVPIPEGLDFSVAAALPNAVMGSAMALKFKAGIQPGSVVLVNGATGITGKIAVQIAKVYGAGKIIVTGRNEESLQNLRKLGADEVISLQLSDEDFKRKIKELHNEAPVDIIIDYIWGHSVELILSAFKGDGTFSHKTKLITVGGMSGDIIQLSSQILRATDIQISGSGLGSWTEEESALLFSEIIPEMFQAAADGKIKIETENVDIENIEAAWNAEIQTGKRLVVRI, from the coding sequence ATGAAAGCAGCAGTAGTATTTGAAAAAGGAGGTATTCCTCAATATACAGATTTTCCCGAACCGGAAATATCAAGTAAAAACGAAGTTATGGTCACTGTAAAAGCAGCGTCCATCAAAAATCTAGATAAAGCAAGAGCCGGTGGAAAACATTATTCTACAGAAAAAGGAGCCCATCAGCCCACAATTGTAGGCACAGATGCAGTAGGCTATCTTGAGGACGGATCAAAAGTTTATTTCTTCAGTAAAAAGGGAACTGTTGCGGAAAAAGCCATTGCCAATCCGCAAATGATGGTACCTATTCCTGAAGGGCTGGATTTTTCTGTAGCAGCGGCTCTTCCTAACGCGGTAATGGGCTCGGCAATGGCATTAAAATTCAAAGCTGGTATACAGCCGGGAAGCGTTGTCCTTGTGAATGGAGCCACAGGAATTACAGGTAAAATTGCGGTTCAGATAGCAAAAGTGTATGGAGCCGGGAAGATTATTGTTACGGGGAGAAACGAAGAATCCCTGCAGAACCTTCGTAAATTAGGTGCTGATGAGGTTATTTCCCTGCAGTTAAGTGATGAAGATTTTAAAAGGAAGATAAAGGAACTTCATAACGAAGCACCTGTCGATATTATTATCGATTACATTTGGGGACATTCTGTGGAACTCATTTTATCAGCATTTAAAGGTGACGGAACTTTTTCCCATAAAACGAAACTCATTACTGTTGGCGGGATGAGCGGTGATATCATCCAGTTATCTTCACAGATTCTAAGAGCAACAGATATCCAGATTTCTGGATCGGGATTGGGAAGCTGGACCGAGGAAGAATCTGCTCTTTTATTTTCAGAAATTATTCCCGAAATGTTTCAGGCTGCCGCAGATGGAAAAATAAAGATAGAAACCGAAAATGTTGATATAGAAAATATCGAAGCGGCATGGAATGCTGAGATACAAACAGGAAAGAGGCTTGTAGTAAGAATTTAA
- a CDS encoding DMT family transporter, translating to MNADKEKWLLLATLSIIWGSSFILIKKSLDHFNPYQVGSLRVLIAGIILLPIAISNYKLFPKKHIKWLILAALTGNFIPMFLFPIAEKEVSSSIAGIINSMMPIFVIIVGALVWKFETTKKQITGTLISFTGVCILAFGGGDSGELKMIPILLLLLATLCYAMSTTTVKSKLMEVSSVVLSSFIFSFVLFFPSVIALASTGFFSEFSFSKDNMLGLMFVSLLSIFGTGLAMTMNYRLLKVSSPLFASTVTLIMPIVAIIWGIIDGEKLTVMQFIGAGIIIAGLIFLRSNPKK from the coding sequence ATGAACGCAGATAAAGAAAAATGGCTTCTTCTGGCCACCTTAAGCATTATTTGGGGATCTTCTTTTATTTTAATCAAAAAATCACTGGATCATTTCAATCCGTATCAGGTAGGATCATTGAGGGTTCTTATTGCTGGTATTATTTTGCTTCCTATTGCTATTTCCAATTATAAACTTTTCCCGAAAAAACATATAAAGTGGCTTATTCTGGCTGCCTTAACCGGAAACTTTATTCCCATGTTCCTTTTCCCGATCGCAGAAAAGGAAGTTTCAAGCAGTATTGCAGGGATCATCAACTCTATGATGCCTATATTCGTTATTATCGTAGGTGCTTTGGTATGGAAGTTTGAAACAACGAAAAAACAAATCACAGGAACGCTCATAAGCTTTACCGGTGTCTGTATCCTGGCTTTTGGAGGAGGCGACAGCGGAGAATTGAAAATGATCCCAATTTTACTGCTGTTACTGGCTACTTTATGCTATGCTATGAGTACAACAACGGTGAAATCAAAACTTATGGAGGTTTCTTCCGTAGTTTTATCTTCTTTCATCTTTTCTTTTGTTTTATTTTTTCCCTCCGTTATCGCTCTTGCCAGTACGGGATTCTTTTCTGAATTCAGTTTTTCTAAGGACAATATGCTTGGACTTATGTTTGTAAGTCTACTTTCTATTTTTGGAACCGGACTTGCTATGACTATGAACTACAGGCTATTAAAGGTTTCCTCCCCGCTTTTTGCTTCAACAGTTACTCTTATCATGCCTATTGTAGCTATTATCTGGGGAATCATTGATGGTGAAAAGCTAACGGTTATGCAATTTATTGGAGCAGGAATTATTATTGCCGGGCTAATCTTTTTAAGAAGTAATCCAAAAAAATAA